The Campylobacter armoricus sequence GAACACAATAATAACATCACTATCTATACCAATTTAAAAGATGGCATAGAAAGTATTAAAGAAGACATAGTGTTAATCTCTAACAACAATGGTATTACTAATTCTAATGGAGATAGACTTACTAAAGAACATTTAGATTCTATGAAATCAAAAGGTGAATTAATCAATTTTAGAAGCTTTGTCACTATACAAAGATTAAATTCAAGTGAATTTGAACTTGCTATGAAAGATAAAGATCAAGATAATATAGATGAGGAATTAATCATTAGCATACCAGAAGAACCTGATATTCCTGATAAGCCTGATAATCCTGATACACTAAATCCACAAACTAAAGCTTTATTAGAAGCTAATTTAGCTTATATACCAACTCTTATACAAAGTGATGACTTGGTTAATCAAACAATGTTAGATAGTAATGCTAATATACAATTAGATCCAAACAACAGCTTTTATGCAGCTACTAAAGGAAGCTTTTTAAGATATAAAAGTGGTTCTCATATAGATATAGATACTTTATCTACTCTTATAGCTTATGGTAAGAATATAAATACTTATAATATATTTAATTCTATATTCCTTGAAACAGGATATACCAAATACAAAACCTTTAATGATACAGTTTTAGGTAACACTTTAGGTGATGGTAAGCATAAGTATTTGGGTATGGGTTATTTTATAAAAAACAAGATCTTTTTACTCAAGGATTATACACTCATGCTTATGTAAAAGGTGGAATTATTAAAAACGATTATGAAGTTCAAACCACACTTAAAAACATAGATATTGATACTTCAAGTGCTTACTTTGGAACATCTTTAGGTTTGGGTTATGTAAAGAATTTAAAACAAAATATTTTAATGGATTTATATTCAAGATACTATTATGATTATATCCCTAGTAAAGATTTAAACTTAGATGCAAATACTCCTTTACACTATAATGCTATACACGCTCATAGAATCAATCTTGGAGCAAGAATTTCTTATTTAAACTATCAAAACTTTAATCCTTTCATAGGTATAGCTTATGAAAATATTTTAAATGCTAATGCAAGAGGTAGTATAAAAGATAAGATAGTGGATAAAGAATACAAAATTGATAATCCTAAACTACAAGGAAGCACTCTAATAACAGAACTAGGTTTTAAATACTTCTTTAAAGATTTAGAATTTAATAGTGCTTTAAAAGGTTACTTTGGACAAAGAGAAGGGGTTAGTGTGGAAGCAAATGCAGTTTGGAGGTTTTAAAAGCGTAAATAATTTACGCTTTTAAATTAATAATTTTTAATAATCTTATCAAAAGCCCATAAATTTCTAGCTTCATTTACTTTACTAACTTCTACTACAAGCATTTCTTCTTGATCGCCAAGTTGTTCTTGTACTTCTCCAAAAGCATTGATAAAAAAGCTATCTCCATAAAATTTCCACTCATTTTCTTGCTTTAAATTGCCTATGCGATTAACCCTTAAAATGCTTGTTGAGTTTAAAAAAGCTCTAGTTTTTAAAAGCTCTAGCCATCTTTGATTACTCTCAAAAGTACTAGCTGTAGGGATAATAACTAAATCTATCTTTTTTTTCATAATCATTTGCCAAAAGATATCAAAATGAGCTTCAAAACCAAAAAGCAAAGCACATTTTAGCCCTTCATGAGTAAAAGCAAAAAGTTTAAGTTTATCAGTTTTTTTATTGTTAAAAAATTTTTCTTCGTTCCAGTGTGCATAAGGCATTAAAATTTGCTGTTCATATACTTTTACATTTTGCGGACCTACTTTTAAGCATAATTTTTTCAAACCATCGTTTTCCACGCTAATAAATGGAGCTATGATGTTTAAATCATATTTTTTAGCAAGTTTTATCAAACTTGCTTTTTTACTTTGGCTTTGTTCTTTAATCATACTTTTTGGCATGCTCTTAAGCTCACTAAAAAAGCTATTTAAAACATACTCACCTAAAACTACTAAATTTGCACCACTTTCTTTAGCTGCCTTTAAATAATAATCAAGTCTTGATTCACTCAAAGCCAAAGTTGGAAATTGTAAAGCGACAATACTACTCATCTACTTGCTCGATTTCTAATTTTGCTTTTTCAAGTATAGTTCTTGCTTGTTTTATGTTTTTTAAACCTTCTTTGTAAATTTCTACGCAGGTTTTAAGATCTAAATCTTTATTATTAAGTTTTTCCAAAGAA is a genomic window containing:
- a CDS encoding carbon-nitrogen hydrolase family protein, translating into MSSIVALQFPTLALSESRLDYYLKAAKESGANLVVLGEYVLNSFFSELKSMPKSMIKEQSQSKKASLIKLAKKYDLNIIAPFISVENDGLKKLCLKVGPQNVKVYEQQILMPYAHWNEEKFFNNKKTDKLKLFAFTHEGLKCALLFGFEAHFDIFWQMIMKKKIDLVIIPTASTFESNQRWLELLKTRAFLNSTSILRVNRIGNLKQENEWKFYGDSFFINAFGEVQEQLGDQEEMLVVEVSKVNEARNLWAFDKIIKNY
- the xseB gene encoding exodeoxyribonuclease VII small subunit yields the protein MEFEDHIKQAELSLEKLNNKDLDLKTCVEIYKEGLKNIKQARTILEKAKLEIEQVDE